The Littorina saxatilis isolate snail1 linkage group LG13, US_GU_Lsax_2.0, whole genome shotgun sequence genome contains a region encoding:
- the LOC138983718 gene encoding uncharacterized protein — MAFTARLVVALLCSSVTLFLELRPVLGVCNKRMKFGPDCEYDCRCQFWDKCNKENGDCSDATRCLPGFAGTACQYVNLAYDQSIESNFSAEQNKEDMVKAVDGNPATCFTDNSVNNTPLTVHISVRSWADVITLLLNESGSHANMSGIEVTAHTEQGHPEVLRPHLATPRDVFITYHLSAPAKLTRVDIRSVGHLPLALCEISVLAGRNVALRRNATKREVDEEVAAPEVVDGDKSRCSRGGDDTLWRVSLGRNMSIWRVKAFTRPVGSVTAADKVNNTVLPEHMVVSDFIFQRENTEGSSEEVCELEIYGDCQDGFYGWECDKQCQCENRAEICDKIRGFCLISGCKPGYNTGDCTHKCPSGTYGDGCARNCSAACVDGVCDHVTGVCTNGCVSGMAGRPECRKSCDKGLYGEKCDKTCSINCAGGVCDVDSGHCSRGCKEGMSGDVCSIGQSKGGGEGIEGSVLLAIAATVSTLLQYYC; from the exons GTGTGTGCAACAAAAGGATGAAATTTGGCCCCGACTGTGAGTACGATTGCCGTTGCCAATTCTGGGACAAATGCAACAAGGAAAATGGTGATTGTTCCGATGCCACAAGGTGTTTGCCAGGCTTTGCTGGGACAGCTTGCCAGTATG TGAATCTTGCCTACGACCAATCAATTGAGTCAAATTTCTCCGCGGAGCAGAACAAGGAGGACATGGTGAAAGCCGTGGACGGAAATCCTGCGACGTGTTTCACAGACAATAGTGTCAACAATACACCTCTCACTGTGCACATCTCTGTACGGTCCTGGGCCGATGTCATCACTTTGTTGCTGAACGAATCTG GAAGCCATGCGAACATGAGTGGGATAGAAGTGACAGCACACACAGAGCAGGGCCACCCTGAGGTACTGCGGCCACACCTGGCCACTCCCCGCGACGTATTCATCACCTATCACCTGTCAGCGCCAGCAAAGTTGACCAGGGTGGACATACGAAGCGTTGGTCACTTGCCACTGGCTCTGTGTGAAATCAGCGTCCTAGCAG ggCGCAACGTGGCCCTCAGAAGAAACGCAACAAAAAGAGAGGTGGACGAAGAAGTCGCGGCACCGGAAGTGGTAGATGGAGATAAAAGCCGTTGTTCCCGTGGGGGCGATGACACCCTGTGGCGCGTGTCTCTGGGTCGTAACATGAGCATCTGGAGGGTCAAGGCATTCACACGACCGG TTGGCAGCGTCACCGCAGCGGATAAGGTCAACAACACTGTTTTACCAGAGCACATGGTGGTCTCCGACTTCATTTTTCAGAGAGAGAACACTGAGGGCAGTTCTGAAGAAGTTTGTGAACTAGAGATATACGGAG ACTGCCAAGATGGGTTCTACGGGTGGGAGTGTGACAAGCAATGTCAATGTGAAAACCGAGCAGAAATCTGTGACAAGATCCGAGGCTTCTGCCTCATCTCCGGCTGCAAGCCTGGATACAACACGGGTGACTGCACACACA AGTGTCCGTCTGGAACTTACGGCGATGGGTGCGCACGGAACTGCAGCGCGGCCTGTGTTGATGGCGTTTGCGATCACGTGACAGGAGTTTGCACCAATGGCTGCGTGTCTGGCATGGCCGGCAGGCCGGAATGCCGTAAAA GTTGTGACAAGGGATTATACGGCGAAAAGTGCGACAAGACCTGCAGCATCAACTGTGCAGGCGGTGTTTGTGACGTGGATTCCGGTCATTGCAGCCGCGGATGCAAAGAGGGCATGTCGGGAGATGTCTGTTCCATTGGCCAATCAAAAGGAGGCGGAGAAG GCATAGAGGGGTCTGTCTTACTGGCTATCGCTGCTACTGTTTCAACTCTACTCCAGTACTACTGTTAA
- the LOC138983720 gene encoding uncharacterized protein, which translates to MDKLARPEQVDAHEYAGRMVRLKKGEEKPARARLMTDGEVLSMQHKIMMNWKPRSEMWPFTWGVGVLGGTTALTGTYINNYCRGKLGLMTFGRISTFAPTVAIPVMLSTLFHSFLVSNKILIGEFPCTVCAAVRSGAIQSGFGALYPLLLGPLICVANARKYHTYHVPGLSEKGEILPFLRRVMPSPGAMLGMVLLNFGIGMALAERETLLFAKYLSPTTASVEREKNDEEFQ; encoded by the exons ATGGACAAGCTAGCCCGACCAGAGCAAGTTGATGCCCATGAGTATGCAGGTCGCATGGTGAGGCTGAAAAAGGGGGAGGAAAAACCAGCCCGTGCTCGCCTTATGACAGATGGTGAAGTCCTCTCTATGCAACACAAAATCATGATGAACTGGAAACCTCGCTCCGAGAT gtggcctttcactTGGGGGGTAGGTGTCCTGGGGGGCACCACCGCTCTGACAGGAACGTACATCAACAACTACTGCCGCGGCAAACTGGGCCTCATGACTTTTGGACGCATCTCGACCTTCGCCCCCACCGTGGCGATACCTGTCATGTTATCCACCCTCTTCCACAGCTTCCTGGTCAGCAACAAGATTCTGATCGGAGAGTTCCCTTGCACAGTGTGCGCTGCCGTTCGATCAGGCGCCATTCAGAGCGGTTTTGGGGCTCTGTATCCCCTGCTTCTCGGACCTTTGATATGCGTGGCTAACGCCAGAAAGTATCACACATACCACGTCCCAGGCTTAAGTGAGAAAGGCGAGATCTTGCCGTTTCTTCGGCGCGTGATGCCAAGCCCTGGCGCCATGCTGGGGATGGTGTTACTGAACTTTGGGATAGGTATGGCcctggcagagagagagacacttcTGTTTGCCAAATATCTGAGCCCCacgactgcatctgttgaaAGGGAAAAGAACGATGAGGAGTTTCAGTGA